The DNA window ATGATGATGCCAAAGTGAATTGGATCTATCCCCAGGTGTTGTGCTATGGGTAAGAATATTGGAGTAAATATCAATATCGCTGGCGTTATATCCATAAAAGTACCGACGAAGAGTAAAATTATATTAATAATAAATAATATTACCCATTTATTCTCTGACATACTGGTAATCATTTCATTAATGAACTCAGGAATGTCAGCATTCGTCATTGCCCATGACATTCCCATAGAACAGCCGACCAGTAATAATACAATTGAACTGGTTACGACGGACTCTAGAAGTATGCCATGGATTTTCTTGAGATTAATCTCTTTATAGATTATCGCTAAGCCTAAACTATAGATAACTGCTATAGCGGATGCTTCAGTCGGCGTAAATACGCCACAAATGATACCGCCAATAATAATGAAAATGAGAAGTAAGCTGGGTATTGAATCGCGGAACACGGTCAAGAACTGGTGTCGGTTAATCCTTTCGGCAACAGGATAATGATGGCGACGCGCGTGTAGTGCGGCCACCGCCATCAATGCCAGTGCGGTAAGAATACCAGGAATATAACCTGCCAGAAATAAAGCAGCAACCGAGGTGCCGCCGCTCGCCAGAGAGTAAACAATGAGTACGTTACTAGGTGGGATCATCAGGCCTATTGGGGCTGAGGCGACATTAACCGCTGCAGAGAAAGCCGGGTCATAGCCTTCTTTTTCCTGTAGAGGCGACATGATACCCCCTACCGCTGCAGCTGAGGCGACTGCCGAACCGGATATAGCACCGAATAATGTATTAGCCAGGATATTACAATGGGCCAGCGAGCCGGGAAGACGACCAACAAGAGCCTGTGCCAGGTTAACCAGCCGTCTGGCTATTCCCCCGGTATTCATAATATTCCCAGCTAATACAAAGAATGGAATTGCCAATAACGTAAAACCATCAAGGCCCACGGTCATTTTCTGTGAAATGACGGAAATTGCAGCATCAGGAGGTAAAGAAATAATGATTGAAAACAATGAAGAAAGGCCAATGGAAAATGTAATAGGCACTCCAATGGCCAACATTGCGACAAAACTACCAAATAAA is part of the Klebsiella huaxiensis genome and encodes:
- a CDS encoding TRAP transporter large permease, translating into MDFEYIYPIIVLFGSFVAMLAIGVPITFSIGLSSLFSIIISLPPDAAISVISQKMTVGLDGFTLLAIPFFVLAGNIMNTGGIARRLVNLAQALVGRLPGSLAHCNILANTLFGAISGSAVASAAAVGGIMSPLQEKEGYDPAFSAAVNVASAPIGLMIPPSNVLIVYSLASGGTSVAALFLAGYIPGILTALALMAVAALHARRHHYPVAERINRHQFLTVFRDSIPSLLLIFIIIGGIICGVFTPTEASAIAVIYSLGLAIIYKEINLKKIHGILLESVVTSSIVLLLVGCSMGMSWAMTNADIPEFINEMITSMSENKWVILFIINIILLFVGTFMDITPAILIFTPIFLPIAQHLGIDPIHFGIIMVFNLTIGLCTPPVGTILFVGCSIGKVSIDRVIKPLLPMFLALFVVMAIICYFPQVSLMLPTLFAPS